The following are from one region of the Actinomycetota bacterium genome:
- a CDS encoding DUF2662 domain-containing protein — MSILSDFEDRVAGAVEGLFAGAFRSPVQPAEIAKKCGKAMDDGRVVGVGKVYAPTSYTVVISEADEERMEGFIEVLEGELATYLVGYAQERGYDLAQRPVVLFEVDDEFRLGRVEVETKMSRRPVTGELGADDVAERPDSSASDAGTPATVTVTGLDHDVVLAGGRVVVGRLAECGVVLADSNVSRRHAAFTERTGGWEVEDLGSTNGTFLNGRPLTGAELLRDGDVVQVGVTKLVYNAPGAGR, encoded by the coding sequence GTGAGCATACTGTCCGACTTCGAGGACCGGGTCGCGGGCGCCGTCGAGGGTCTGTTCGCGGGCGCGTTCCGCTCGCCCGTCCAGCCCGCCGAGATCGCCAAGAAGTGCGGGAAGGCGATGGATGACGGCCGCGTAGTGGGTGTCGGGAAGGTGTACGCCCCGACCTCGTACACCGTCGTCATCTCCGAGGCCGACGAGGAGCGCATGGAGGGCTTCATCGAGGTCCTCGAGGGCGAGCTCGCAACGTACCTGGTCGGCTACGCGCAGGAGCGCGGCTACGACCTCGCCCAGCGTCCCGTCGTGCTGTTCGAGGTCGACGACGAGTTCCGGCTCGGCCGCGTCGAAGTGGAGACCAAGATGTCGCGGCGTCCGGTGACCGGCGAGCTCGGCGCTGACGACGTCGCCGAGCGCCCGGACTCGTCCGCCTCGGACGCGGGAACCCCCGCCACCGTGACCGTCACCGGGCTCGACCACGACGTCGTCCTCGCGGGCGGGAGGGTCGTCGTCGGCCGGCTCGCCGAGTGCGGCGTGGTGCTCGCCGACTCGAACGTCTCGCGCAGGCATGCCGCGTTCACGGAACGGACGGGCGGCTGGGAGGTCGAGGACCTCGGGTCGACGAACGGCACCTTCCTCAACGGCCGGCCGCTCACGGGCGCCGAGCTCCTGCGCGACGGCGACGTCGTCCAGGTCGGCGTGACGAAGCTCGTCTACAACGCCCCCGGGGCCGGCAGGTAG